A DNA window from Arachis duranensis cultivar V14167 chromosome 3, aradu.V14167.gnm2.J7QH, whole genome shotgun sequence contains the following coding sequences:
- the LOC107480970 gene encoding polcalcin Ole e 3-like, translating to MADDDPQDVADREKIFKNFDANGDGQISSSELGEALKTLGSVTPEEVQRMMEELDTDGDGFISYEEFTAFARENRGLVRDVAKIF from the coding sequence ATGGCTGACGATGATCCACAAGATGTAGCTGACAGGGAAAAAATATTCAAGAATTTTGATGCCAATGGTGATGGTCAAATCTCTTCCTCGGAGCTCGGCGAAGCACTCAAGACACTAGGATCGGTGACCCCAGAGGAAGTGCAACGGATGATGGAAGAGCTCGACACAGATGGCGACGGCTTCATTTCGTACGAGGAATTCACGGCGTTTGCAAGAGAGAACCGTGGCCTAGTCAGGGATGTCGCCAAGATCTTCTAA
- the LOC107480969 gene encoding uncharacterized protein LOC107480969 has product MKILEANNGALTNFEVLDFLRAKGASKDPTRVLAKVAQSEYKVYDYLIDTAARDQTRESINEFLESVESHDLAKAEILNIINIRPTNIVEIFPIIECCDTRFSDEELTEIVEIVKRTLPPPPEDANGAEPTKSNGEEGGEQMETS; this is encoded by the exons ATGAAAAT CTTAGAGGCAAATAATGGTGCCCTCACCAACTTCGAGGTGCTTGATTTCTTACGAGCTAAAGGAGCTTCCAAAGATCCTACTAGGGTTCTTGCCAAAGTAGCCCAGTCTGAATACAAG GTTTATGATTATCTGATTGATACTGCTGCTCGTGATCAAACAAGAGAGAGCATCAATGAGTTCTTGGAAAGTGTTGAAAGCCATGATCTAGCAAAAGCTGAGATTCTCAACATAATCAACATCAGGCCCACCAACATAGTCGAAATTTTCCCC ATCATAGAGTGTTGTGATACTCGTTTTTCGGATGAAGAGCTCACAGAAATAGTTGAGATTGTGAAGAGAACATTGCCACCACCCCCTGAAGATGCCAATGGTGCTGAACCAACAAAATCAAATGGTGAGGAAGGTGGGGAACAAATGGAAACAAGTTGA
- the LOC107480942 gene encoding GDP-L-galactose phosphorylase 1-like gives MLTIKRVATVVSNYQEDDHSDNKPSFGCGRNCLGSCCLPVSKLPIYLFKKDGDVGLAESCEGVSEISFLHNLLLGQWQDRMNRGLFRYDVTDCQTKIIPGHHGFIAQLNEGRHLKKRPTEFRVDQVLQPFDENKFNFKKIGQEEVLFIFDQSVDHRSHLLANESVENMPSASPNVVAINVSPIEYGHVLLIPRVLDCFPQRIDHESLRLAMHMAKEAADPFFRLGYNSLGAFATINHLHFQAYYLAAPFPVEKAKRQKIKTVQNKGHQCPQGLSVSQLLDYPVRGLVFEGGNTTRDLSDTVANSLVFLQNNNIPFNFLISDCGNKIYLFPQCFAERQALGEVSQEILQAQVNPAVWEISGHIVLKRMVDFDQASEAYAWKLLAEVSLSEERFQEVKACVLNAAAMREIVNAEGINQEDEMVQNFVPSTSCAA, from the exons ATGTTGACCATTAAGAGGGTTGCTACTGTTGTTTCCAATTATCAGGAAGACGATCATTCTGATAATAAGCCTTCCTTTGGTTGTGGCCGCAATTGCCTTGGTTCATGTTGCCTACCTg TTTCGAAGCTTCCAATTTACTTGTTCAAGAAAGACGGGGATGTTGGTTTGGCAGAATCATGTGAGGGAGTTTCTGAAATATCATTCCTTCACAACTTGCTCCTTGGACAGTGGCAGGACAGAATGAACCGCGGCCTCTTCAGGTATGACGTCACCGATTGCCAGACCAAAATCATCCCCGGCCACCACGGCTTCATAGCCCAGCTCAACGAAGGCCGCCACCTCAAGAAGCGTCCCACCGAGTTCCGAGTTGACCAAGTCCTTCAGCCCTTCGATGAAAACAAGTTCAATTTCAAGAAAATTGGACAGGAGGAGGTGCTCTTCATCTTTGACCAGAGCGTTGACCACAGAAGCCATTTGTTGGCCAATGAATCTGTTGAAAACATGCCATCAGCATCTCCCAATGTGGTTGCAATCAAT GTGAGTCCTATTGAGTATGGACATGTTCTTTTGATCCCTCGTGTCCTGGATTGCTTTCCTCAGAGGATCGATCATGAAAGCCTCCGACTTGCAATGCACATGGCTAAAGAAGCTGCTGATCCATTCTTCAGATTGGGTTACAATAGTCTGGGTGCATTTGCCACCATCAATCATCTCCACTTCCAA GCTTATTACTTGGCAGCACCCTTCCCAGTTGAGAAGGCCAAAAGGCAGAAAATAAAAACTGTACAAAATAAGGGGCATCAATGTCCTCAAGGACTCTCTGTATCTCAGCTCTTGGACTATCCGGTTCGAGGACTTGTTTTTGAGGGTGGGAACACCACACGTGATCTTTCTGATACCGTTGCAAACTCTCTTGTTTTCCTTCAGAACAACAACATCCCCTTCAATTTTCTCATCTCTGATTGTGGTAACAAGATATATCTGTTCCCTCAG TGCTTTGCGGAGAGGCAAGCACTTGGGGAAGTTAGCCAAGAAATCCTACAAGCACAAGTAAATCCAGCAGTGTGGGAGATAAGTGGACACATAGTGCTCAAGAGGATGGTTGATTTCGACCAAGCATCTGAAGCATACGCATGGAAACTCCTGGCTGAGGTTTCGCTGTCGGAAGAGAGGTTCCAAGAGGTGAAGGCCTGTGTTCTTAATGCCGCAGCAATGCGTGAGATAGTTAATGCGGAAGGAATCAATCAAGAAGATGAAATGGTTCAAAACTTTGTACCAAGCACTTCTTGTGCTGCTTAA
- the LOC107480941 gene encoding protein MAIN-LIKE 1-like, with translation MGDDPARLYRLDGVAHIAGVINEEPQRCIRSIRRQQGMRLDDRYVPYLQMAGLYHLARLNDRWFRLDEALVSAFVERWRPETHTFHMPFEECTITLQDVAYQLGLPVDGRYVSGCLSEFHIYIEGGRPAWVWFQELLGVIPPPSQVQKYAVNCSWFQETFGECPEDADDETVRRYARAYIMMLLGTQLFADKSGNRIHIRWLPYVARLEELGTYSWGSAALAWLYRCMCRVANRHVVKLAGPLQLLQSWIFWRFPRFRPAGYEELSWPLVSRWSGYNPFGSEKGPRVQMWRLRIERLQDREVSMLVNKCPFRIKHF, from the exons ATGGGGGACGATCCGGCACGGTTATATCGCTTGGACGGAGTCGCTCATATAGCCGGGGTCATCAACGAGGAG CCCCAGCGATGCATTAGGAGCATACGGCGGCAGCAGGGCATGCGACTTGATGACAGATACGTtccgtacttgcagatggcAGGTCTATACCATCTTGCAAGGCTGAACGACCGATGGTTCCGGCTAGACGAGGCCCTTGTCAGTGCATTCGTAGAGCGATGGCGTCCCGAGACGCACACGTTCCATATGCCGTTCGAAGAGTGCACGATCACACTCCAGGACGTGGCATACCAGCTGGGTTTGCCAGTAGACGGCCGTTACGTGAGCGGGTGCTTGTCAGAGTTCCATATATACATCGAGGGTGGCCGTCCAGCCTGGGTCTGGTTCCAGGAGTTGCTCGGAGTTATACCTCCTCCCAGTCAGGTTCAGAAGTACGCAGTGAACTGCAGCTGGTTTCAGGAGACTTTCGGTGAGTGCCCTGAGGATGCAGATGATGAGACTGTGCGCCGATATGCCCGTGCGTACATCATGATGTTGTTGGGCACGCAGCTGTTTGCGGACAAGTCAGGGAACCGGATTCACATCAGATGGCTTCCGTACGTAGCGAGGCTGGAGGAGCTGGGTACCTACAGCTGGGGTTCTGCCGCACTGGCTTGGTTGTACCGGTGCATGTGCCGAGTGGCAAACAGACATGTCGTCAAGTTAGCGGGCCCACTTCAGCTACTTCAGTCTTGGATCTTTTGGCGCTTTCCTCGGTTTAGGCCTGCAGGTTATGAGGAGTTGAGCTGGCCGTTGGTCTCGAG ATGGTCAGGTTACAACCCTTTCGGGAGCGAGAAGGGTCCTAGAGTGCAAATGTGGAGGCTCAGGATAGAACGGTTACAGGACAGGGAGGTGAGTATGCTAGTTAACAAGTGTCCTTTTAGAATCAAGCATTTCTAG